A window of Exiguobacterium sp. Helios genomic DNA:
TTAATCGGCTTGTTCCCGAACCTGTTGTCGAACACGTTGATCCGCCCGGCCGCTGAAGCGATTTTACCGAAAGTGATCGCAAATGGCGGGACGATTCCAGTCGAGATCAAACTCTGGCACGGATTTAACCTGGAACTGTTCTTAACCGTCCTGATTATCTCAGTCGGTACGTTTTTATTCCTGACTTTACCGAAATGGCGCTCGTTGTATCACCGGATGCCGAAACAGGTCTCACTCAACCATCAATATGACGCATTGTTGCGTCGAGGTGAACGGACATCGACCGCTATCCATGATACGGTCATGACCGGCTACATGCGGTCTTACTTGGTCTACATCTTCGGTTTTATCGTCGTTTTGGTTTTATCGAGTCTGTATTTCCTTGATGCCTTCCGGTTTGATGTGAATCCGCTCAGTACGGTTCACACTTATGAAGTCGTCTTAGTCCTCGTCCTCGTTGGCAGCGCCTTGTCGATTACGTTTGCCCGGTCCCGTTTGACATCGATTATTCTGCTTGGTGTCGTCGGTTATACGGTCGCTCTGTTCTTCGTCTTATTCCGGGCACCGGACCTGGCTTTAACGCAACTCGTCATCGAAACGGTGTCCGTCGCCCTGTTCCTGCTTGTGTTTTATCATATGCCGGAAATCAGCCGGAAAGAGGAACGGATTAAGTTTAAACTCGGCAATGCCGCCATCTCGGCACTTGTCGGATTAAGCGTCACGTTGGTCGCACTGGCTTCACTCAGCCAACGCTCATTCGCTTCGATTGCCCAGTATTACATCGACAACGTGGCGGACTTAGCCGCTGGCGGTAATATGGTCAACGTCATCCTCGTCGACTTCCGTGGTTTTGATACGTTGTTTGAAATCAGTGTATTAGCAATTGCCGGTCTTGGTATCTACGCGATGATTAATTTCCGGAAGACAGGAGGAATCGATAAATGAAAAATCCGATCAAAAAACATACGAACGACGTCATCTTGGAATCTGCGACGACGTTCATCACGTTCATCATCTTTTTGTTTGCCGTCTACCTGTTTTTCGCCGGTCATTACACACCGGGCGGCGGCTTCGTCGGCGGTCTTGTAACGGCTTCCGCACTCGTCTTGATCTTGCTTGCCTTTGATATCAAGACGCTTCGGCAAATCCTGCCCGTCGATTATAAACAGATGACAGCTATCGGGATGTTGATTTCCGTCCTGACAGCGTCAGGTGCCCTGTTGTTCAACAAACCATTTTTCACACATGCCCACGACTATTTTAATTTGCCGCTGTTCGGAAAAACGTCCTTACATACGGCGATGCTGTTCGACTTAGGCGTGTATCTTGTCGTCGTCGGTGTGACGATGACGATTATTCAAACGATTGGGGAGAGTGATTAACGCATGGAAATCATCATGGCGATTGCAGCAGGCATCCTGACGATGTGTGCTGTGTATCTCATTCTTTCAAAAAGTGTCTTACGGATCATCATCGGAACGGGTTTACTCAGTCACGCCGCTCATTTGCTCGTCATGACGATGGGCGGTTTGAAGACTGGTGCCGCTCCCGTCCTCAAAGACGGAGTCACCCAGTATACGGACCCACTGCCACAAGCGCTTGTCTTGACGGCTATCGTCATCAGCTTTGGGGTGACCGCATTTTTCCTTGTCCTTGCTTATCGGGCTTATCAGGAACTGGGAACAGACAATCTGGAGGAAATGAAAGGAACCGATACGCATGATTAATTTACCGTTACTACCGCTTTTGATTCCACTTATCACCGGGGTCATCTTGATGCTGTTTCCGAGTCGTCTCCGTCTGCAACGGACGCTTTCACTCGTCTCGACCTTCTTGACCATCGTTGCAGCCGTCTATCTCGTTTACAGTATCCGCCAAGATGGCATTCTGACCGTCACACTTGGTAGTTGGCCGGCTCCGTTCGGTATCACTCTCGTGTCGGATATGTTATCAGCCTTGCTCGTCCTGACGACCAGCTTACTTGTCTTTTTTGTCGTCTGGTATTCGATCTATTATTTGTCGGATCTGCATCAACGGTTTTACTATTACATCGCCGTCCAGTTTTTACTCGTCGGTGTCAACGGTGCCTTCACGACAGGTGATATTTTCAACATGTTCGTCTTTTTCGAAGTGTTTCTGATTTCGTCTTACGTCTTGATTGTTCTTGGAGGCAAGCCGGCCCAACTTCGGGAGTCGCTGAAGTATTTGTTGATTAACGTCATTTCATCCGCATTGTTCGTCATGACGGTTGCCTTTTTATATGGTGTCATCGGTTCCCTGAGTATGGCCGATATTTCACAAAAGATTACTGAAATCAATCAACCCGGTATCCTCAGTGTCATCGCGGTTCTGTTTTTAATTGTCTTTGGCTTAAAGGGTGCCATCTTCCCGTTGTACTTTTGGCTTCCCGGCTCCTACCAAGTACCACCGACACCTGTTCTCGCACTGTTTGGTGCATTACTGACGAAAGTCGGTGTCTACGGGATCTTGCGGACATACAGCCTGTTTTTTTCGCACCAGCAAGAGTTTACGCACCAAATTCTCGGGTGGCTTGCACTGGCAACAATCATCATTGGTGTCATCGGTGCGCTGGCGACACGTGACGTCAAACAGATCTTAATCTACAACATCATCGTCGCAGTCGGTGTCATCTTATACGGTGTCTCCGTCATGACCCGTCAGTCGCTCGAAGGAGCAGTGTTCTACCTGGTCCATGACATGTTGATCAAGGCGGCCTTATTCCTGCTGATCGGCGTCATGATTGGTATTGCCGGATCAAGTCGTCTAAAAGACATGGGCGGCATGATCAAAGACTATCCCTTACTCGGATGGACGTATTTCATCGCTGCATTGTCGCTCGCCGGAATTCCGCCACTCAGCGGTTTCATCGGAAAACTGCTCATCGTCCGGGGTGGTTTCGAAGCCGGGGATTTAGTCGGTCCATTCGTCGTCTTGATTTCAAGTCTGCTCGTGCTCTATTCCGTGATGCAGATTTTCATCCGTGGATTCTGGGGAACACCGAAAACCTACAGTGGTCCGAAACACCACCTGATGAAGCAGTTGCTCGCACCGGCATTCGTTTTGGTTGGAATTACCGTTTTGTACGGTATCGGAACGGAAGCGGTCCGGCCGTTCATCTCGCAGGCGGTCGATCCACTTGTCGACCCCTCAATCTATATTCAAGCTGTACTGAAGGAGGATTAACCCATGCCATTTCAGTTATTACTCAACATCTTGCTTGCGTTCCTCTGGATGTTTCTTGCTAACTCCTTCTCGGCGTCATCGTTCATCATCGGCTATTTACTAGGATTGATTGCGATGTTCGCGATGCGACGGGGTTTCAGCAGCCGGTTTTATCTCGGACCGTTCATCGCCTTGATCCGACTTTTCATTCGTTTTTTATATGAACTGGTTGTTGCGAACCTTCAGGTGCTGTCCATCATCCTGAAACCGCGTCTTGATATTAAGCCCGGTATCTTTGCCTATGAAACCGAACTCGAACACAATTGGCAAATTACATTGCTATCGATGCTGATTACGTTGACACCGGGGACATTGGTCGTCGATATTTCGGACGATAACAAAACGTTGTACATTCATGCCCTACACATGCCGGAGGCGGATGATGCCGTCGCCTCGATCCGCAACAGTTTTGAGAAAGCCATCTTGGAGGTGAGCCGCTAATGTTAGAGATGTTACTATTCATCGCTTTAGGAGGCGTCTTTCTATCCATGCTCGGTTTATTTTACCGGGTCATCAAAGGACCATCCGTAGCTGACCGGGTCATCGCTCTCGACTCGATCGGGATCAGCTTGATTTCCGTCGTCGGTCTCGTATCCATCATCCTTCGGACAAGCGACTATCTTGAAGTCATTTTATTGATTGGGATATTAGCTTTCATCGGGACCGTCGCCTTCTCTAAATTCATCGAGAAAGGAGAGATCATCGAACGTGACCGCAATCAGTGATTATTTTGTAGCCGCCTTTGCGTTGATCGGGGCATTTTTCAGCCTCGTGACGGCACTTGGCCTTATCCGGTTACCTGACCTCTACACGCGCGCGCATGCCGCCTCTAAGAGTGCGACACTCGGCGTCATGAGCATCCTCATTGGCGTCATCATCTATTTCGTCGTGGAAGATGGATTTTTCTCTTCCCGCGTCCTGCTCGGAATTCTGTTTGTTTTGATTACAGCACCAATCGGCGGACATTTAATTGCCCGCGCCGCCTATTACAGTGATGTTCCGTTGTGGAAAGGATCTGTTCAAGATGACCTTGCCAAAAATCCGGAACATGTCACTCCTAAAAAACGGTCCGGTCCAAAACTAAAATGAGTGGACTTTTTTTACTAAACTAGACGAGTATACAAAAAATGGATGCCCCCGTTCACTTAACGTGAAGGGTTGGCATCCGTTTTTGCAAATAACAAGTTCAGTTCGTATGGGTTTTTGAGTAGTTCGGCTAATGTATGTTGTTCCAGTTCACGGATAAAGGCGCGCAACGCACGACCGAGAATCCCTTTGAGTTGACATTGAGGTTCGATGACACAATGCCCGTCTGCCGCAAAACATTCGACGATATCCATCGGCTCCATCTCACGAACGACTTTCCCAATATTGATTTCTTCCGGATCGCGAATTAACCGAAGACCCCCAGTCCGTCCACGTGTCGATTCCACGTACCCGAGCCTCGTTAATTGTTGCGTGACTTTCATTAAATGATTGGAAGATATCCCATAATGATTGGCAATCGTCGGCATCGGTGTCACTTCTTCGCGATGAATACCTAAATAGATCAGAACGCGGAGTCCATAGTCTGTATATTGAGTGATTCGCATTGCATTCCTCTCCATTCTCTGTTCATGGAACCCGTTTAAAATCCCACTTAACACTGTTGTTACATCGTATCATGTTCGATACCAATCGAAAAAAAAGAATGTGCTTTTATGAGTATACGTAACGGAAAGCGATTTAGATGTCATCTGAACAAAAAAAGTCAATTTCCTGAAAAGGAAACTGACTTTCGGGGAAGTTATTTCTTTTTTGGGTGTTGCAATACTTCGTTAAATCGATCGGCGAAGTTCGTGAAGACGCCAGTTACACCGTAATCGAGCATCCGTTTCATATCTACTTTCTCATTGACGGTATACGGATGCAGTAACAACCCTGCACTTCGGATTTGTCTGGTGTTTTCTCGTGTCAATGATTTAAAAGATGGTCCGACGCCAACCGCATAAGACTTGATGGCTTTTAATGTATTTGGAGTCATATCCGTCATTTGCGGTGCCTCAAGAAGCTGGACGAGCGGAAGTTTCGGATCTAATTGCTTCACCTTCAACAAGCTGTCCCGACTGAACGATTGAATCATGACTTGTCCCGGTTTGACCTGCTTGCTCGATAATCCGTGACGTCGTAACGTATCTAATAGTTTTTTCTCCATCCCCGGGTAAACCTCCGGTGATTTCGTCTCGATATAGTAATTGGCTTGTTTGCCGTACCGGTTAAAAATTTCGTTTAACGTCGGCACTTTCAATCCCTTATATGTTTTCTTCGCATAGGCCGGATAGGATTCGTTAAACCAGCTGCCGGCATCGAGGCGTTTGATTTGCGCGAGTGTTTGATCCTTGACGGCGCCGGTACCATTTGTCGTCCGATCGACCGTCTCGTCATGCATCGCAATCAACTGACCGTCCTTCGTCATTTGTAAGTCAATCTCAATATAATCGGCTTTGAATTTTTTATGACCCATCTCATATGCGGTCATCGTATGTTCCGGTGCATACCCGGATGCTCCGCGGTGAGCAATGTTGACAATCCGGTTTGGATCGAGCAGTCCTTTTGCTTTCCCCGCTGCTTCAATGCTCGTTGTGCTGCTTGCGACAATCATTCCCGCGACTACCGTGACACCGATTTGTTTCAACATTCATGGTTCCCCCTTTGAAGTAACGTACAGATGTATCTTATCGGCTTTCAATGAAGGATTTATGAATTCCATGTAATCTTCTGTTTAGATTCGATGACAGAGTTGTCATATCCGCTCAATCCGGTACACAAAAACTCCCTGCTTCAGTTACAGAAACAGGGAGCAGGAATATTCGATTAGGCTTCAAAGATCAATGATTCCGGATCTTCGAGCAAATCTTTGATGTGCTTCAGGAAAGTCACGGCTTCTTTCCCGTCAACGATCCGGTGATCATAGGAAAGCGCGACATACATCATCGGACGGTTTTCCATCCGCTCGGCGTCGATGGCGATCGGACGCAGGTTGATTGCATGCATTCCGAGAATCGCAACTTGCGGTCCGTTGAGGATTGGTGTCGACATCAATGAACCAAACGTTCCACCGTTTGTAATCGTAAATGTCCCGCCTGTCAAATCCGATAAACCGAGTTTGTTGTCCCGGGCTTTGACCGCCAGATTGATGATATCTTTTTCGATTTCACCGAAGTTCTTTTTATCAGCGTCACGTACGACCGGTACAACTAAACCATCCGGTGCTGAAACCGCAATTCCGATATCATAGAATTTCTTGAGCACGATTTCGTCTCCTTGAATTTCGGCATTCAAATATGGCATTTTTTTCAAAGCGGCGACGGCTGCTTTTGTGAAGAACGACATGAAACCGAGTTTGACTTCATTGTCCTTGACGAATTTTTCTTGGCGGCGTTTCCGTAACGACATCACAGCAGACATATCGATTTCATTGAACGT
This region includes:
- the mnhG gene encoding monovalent cation/H(+) antiporter subunit G produces the protein MTAISDYFVAAFALIGAFFSLVTALGLIRLPDLYTRAHAASKSATLGVMSILIGVIIYFVVEDGFFSSRVLLGILFVLITAPIGGHLIARAAYYSDVPLWKGSVQDDLAKNPEHVTPKKRSGPKLK
- a CDS encoding Na(+)/H(+) antiporter subunit C is translated as MEIIMAIAAGILTMCAVYLILSKSVLRIIIGTGLLSHAAHLLVMTMGGLKTGAAPVLKDGVTQYTDPLPQALVLTAIVISFGVTAFFLVLAYRAYQELGTDNLEEMKGTDTHD
- a CDS encoding Na+/H+ antiporter subunit E, whose protein sequence is MPFQLLLNILLAFLWMFLANSFSASSFIIGYLLGLIAMFAMRRGFSSRFYLGPFIALIRLFIRFLYELVVANLQVLSIILKPRLDIKPGIFAYETELEHNWQITLLSMLITLTPGTLVVDISDDNKTLYIHALHMPEADDAVASIRNSFEKAILEVSR
- a CDS encoding Na+/H+ antiporter subunit D → MINLPLLPLLIPLITGVILMLFPSRLRLQRTLSLVSTFLTIVAAVYLVYSIRQDGILTVTLGSWPAPFGITLVSDMLSALLVLTTSLLVFFVVWYSIYYLSDLHQRFYYYIAVQFLLVGVNGAFTTGDIFNMFVFFEVFLISSYVLIVLGGKPAQLRESLKYLLINVISSALFVMTVAFLYGVIGSLSMADISQKITEINQPGILSVIAVLFLIVFGLKGAIFPLYFWLPGSYQVPPTPVLALFGALLTKVGVYGILRTYSLFFSHQQEFTHQILGWLALATIIIGVIGALATRDVKQILIYNIIVAVGVILYGVSVMTRQSLEGAVFYLVHDMLIKAALFLLIGVMIGIAGSSRLKDMGGMIKDYPLLGWTYFIAALSLAGIPPLSGFIGKLLIVRGGFEAGDLVGPFVVLISSLLVLYSVMQIFIRGFWGTPKTYSGPKHHLMKQLLAPAFVLVGITVLYGIGTEAVRPFISQAVDPLVDPSIYIQAVLKED
- a CDS encoding glycerophosphodiester phosphodiesterase produces the protein MLKQIGVTVVAGMIVASSTTSIEAAGKAKGLLDPNRIVNIAHRGASGYAPEHTMTAYEMGHKKFKADYIEIDLQMTKDGQLIAMHDETVDRTTNGTGAVKDQTLAQIKRLDAGSWFNESYPAYAKKTYKGLKVPTLNEIFNRYGKQANYYIETKSPEVYPGMEKKLLDTLRRHGLSSKQVKPGQVMIQSFSRDSLLKVKQLDPKLPLVQLLEAPQMTDMTPNTLKAIKSYAVGVGPSFKSLTRENTRQIRSAGLLLHPYTVNEKVDMKRMLDYGVTGVFTNFADRFNEVLQHPKKK
- a CDS encoding Rrf2 family transcriptional regulator, with the protein product MRITQYTDYGLRVLIYLGIHREEVTPMPTIANHYGISSNHLMKVTQQLTRLGYVESTRGRTGGLRLIRDPEEINIGKVVREMEPMDIVECFAADGHCVIEPQCQLKGILGRALRAFIRELEQHTLAELLKNPYELNLLFAKTDANPSR
- a CDS encoding Na(+)/H(+) antiporter subunit B gives rise to the protein MKNPIKKHTNDVILESATTFITFIIFLFAVYLFFAGHYTPGGGFVGGLVTASALVLILLAFDIKTLRQILPVDYKQMTAIGMLISVLTASGALLFNKPFFTHAHDYFNLPLFGKTSLHTAMLFDLGVYLVVVGVTMTIIQTIGESD
- a CDS encoding Na(+)/H(+) antiporter subunit F1, with the translated sequence MLLFIALGGVFLSMLGLFYRVIKGPSVADRVIALDSIGISLISVVGLVSIILRTSDYLEVILLIGILAFIGTVAFSKFIEKGEIIERDRNQ